A window of Saccopteryx leptura isolate mSacLep1 chromosome 5, mSacLep1_pri_phased_curated, whole genome shotgun sequence contains these coding sequences:
- the PRND gene encoding prion-like protein doppel yields MRTRLGGCWLAIVCILLLSQLTAVKARGIKHRFKWNRKAPLSKPSRVTEAQRVAVPPGAFIKQGRKLDIDFGAEGNRYYEANYWQFPDGIHYNGCFEANVTKEKFITSCINATQAANQEELSQEKQGKLHQRILWRLIRELCSVKHCDFWLEKDAGLRVSVDQSTMLCLLVFIWFTVK; encoded by the coding sequence ATGAGGACGCGGCTGGGTGGATGCTGGCTGGCCATCGTCTGCATCCTGCTCTTGAGCCAGCTCACCGCAGTCAAGGCGAGAGGCATAAAGCACAGGTTCAAGTGGAACCGCAAGGCCCCGCTCAGCAAGCCCTCTCGGGTCACCGAGGCCCAGAGGGTGGCGGTCCCCCCGGGGGCCTTCATCAAGCAGGGCCGGAAGCTGGATATCGACTTCGGAGCCGAGGGCAACAGGTACTACGAGGCCAACTATTGGCAGTTCCCAGACGGCATCCACTACAACGGCTGCTTCGAGGCCAATGTGACCAAGGAGAAGTTCATCACCAGCTGCATCAACGCCACCCAGGCTGCCAACCAGGAGGAGCTGTCCCAAGAGAAACAGGGCAAGCTTCACCAGCGGATCCTGTGGCGGCTGATCCGGGAGCTCTGCTCTGTCAAACACTGCGATTTTTGGTTGGAAAAGGATGCAGGGCTTCGGGTCAGCGTGGACCAGTCCACGATGCTCTGCCTGCTGGTTTTCATTTGGTTCACTGTGAAATAA